The following nucleotide sequence is from Chloroflexota bacterium.
ATGCTATCGTTGTGCTCAGCACTATCGCCCCTGACCGGCTGATCGCTGCTCGCCTAGGTAATGCTGGGGCCATAGTCATCGGTTATGGTCAAGGCGAAATGTTTGTGTCCTCCGACATCCCCGCTATACTGGATTACACGCAGCGGATGGCCTTCCTCGACCATGGTGATGTGGCGCTCGTCAGTGCGGAGAGCGTGGCTTACGAAAACCTGAGAGGGGAGGCAGTGAGTAAGGAAATTCACACCATTCCTTGGGATCCCATCTCGGCGGCGAAAGGCGGCTACAAACACTTCATGCTCAAGGAAATACATGAGCAGCCTCGCTCCGTGGCCGATGCTATTCGGGGCCGATTAGACTTGGATAGACATCGCGTGGTGCTGAACGACTTCCCTTTCACCGAGGAGATGTTGCGCGGCGTGGAGCGCATCTACACTGTAGCCTGTGGGACAGCCTGGCACGCAGCACTCGTGGGTAAATTTCTCATCGAGGGCCTCGCTGGGCTGCCGGTGGAAGTAGACTATGGCTCCGAGTTCCGCTATCGCAATCCACTTCTCCTGAAAAACTCATTGCTCTTGGCCATTACTCAGTCGGGCGAAACGGTGGACACCTTGGCGGCGATGGAAGAGGCCCGAGGAAGAAATATCCCCACCATCGCAGTCGTTAATGTGGTGGGTAGCCAGGCGGCCCGGCTGGCTGATGGAGTGCTCTACCTGAACGCTGGACCGGAGATCGGTGTGGCTTCCACCAAGGCTTTCACCTCCATGCTAGTAGCACAGTACTTGTTCGCCCTCTACCTGGGCCAATTGCGCGGCGTCATCTCCTCAGATCAAACGAAGCGGTATGTGCAGGATCTGGTCGAATTGCCAAACCTGATTGGCCGCGTGCTCGAAAACGGGGATAACTACGAGGCACTGGCGCAGACGTACTTCGAGCGCGCTCATTTTCTCTACCTCGGGCGGGGTATCAACTACCCCATTGCTCTAGAGGGAGCGCTGAAGTTAAAAGAAATCTCGTATATCCATGCCGAAGGCTACCCCGCTGGGGAGATGAAACACGGGCCTATTGCGTTGATCGACAAGAACATGCCAGTGGTGGCCATAGTGGTGCGCGATCGAGTACATGATAAAATGGTTAGCAACGTGGAGCAAGTGAAAGCCCGAGGCGGCACCGTGATCGCAATTGCCAACGAGGGCGACGACAAAGTAGCGGAGAAAGCCGATCACGTCATCTGGGTGCCGGAGACTTCGCCTTGGCTCACGCCAGTATTGACAGTGTTGCCACTGCAGTTATTGGCCTACCACATTGCGGTGCGACGCGGTTGCGATGTGGATCAGCCGCGAAACCTGGCCAAAAGTGTGACTGTGGAGTAGCGGTAGACCTTGCACTACCCGTTTGCCTACTGTATAATGGCGCCCGAGAACAGTTTCGGGCGTCATTTTCTTGGAGGAGTATAGCCGTAGCGACCATGCGCATTGCCATGATTGGCCCCTTCGGGCTGTGTTCCAAAGGCACCATGGCGGTTCGTGCACTGCCGATGGCCCAGGCTTTGTGTGCCCGTGGCCACTCAGTGCGCATAGTGCTGCCACCATGGGATTGCCCTGCAGAGGCGGGGCAGGAGCGGGAGTTGGGTGGTGTTCACGTGATCAATGTACGGCTACCGCCGAATATTCCACTGCTCCGGCATCTTTGGCTCACCTGGCGGTTGGTGAGAACAGCGATAGCCGGCGGTGTGGACGTTGTGCATTGTTTCAAGCCCAAAGCCTATTCCGGACTGGCTGCGCTGCTGATCGGGTTTGGCCAGCGGCTGCATCTCATCCGCACTCGCCTGATCGTGGACACGGACGATTGGGAGGGCCCGGGCGGCTGGAATGAGATCGGGGGCTATTCCCGATTGCAGCGTCGCTTGTTTGCCTGGCAGGAGCGCTGGGGTCTGACTCACTGTGATGCTGTCACCGTCGCCAGCCGGGCGCTACAGACACTGGTCTGGGCCACAGGTGTCCCACCAAAGCAGGTGTATTACGTGCCCAATGGCGTTGTGCCGGCGGGACAGGGCATCCGTCGACACCCGGGCGCTTCGAGCGGG
It contains:
- the glmS gene encoding glutamine--fructose-6-phosphate transaminase (isomerizing), with translation MCGIVGYIGPRQASSLILESLRRLEYRGYDSAGIATLAEGRIALRRCVGKLDGLAHILSIQPLSGTVGIGHTRWATHGDVTEANAHPHTDCTGQIVVVHNGIVENCGELKEALRIKGHVFRSQTDTEVIAHLIEEHYSVTADLVAATRAACLELKGANAIVVLSTIAPDRLIAARLGNAGAIVIGYGQGEMFVSSDIPAILDYTQRMAFLDHGDVALVSAESVAYENLRGEAVSKEIHTIPWDPISAAKGGYKHFMLKEIHEQPRSVADAIRGRLDLDRHRVVLNDFPFTEEMLRGVERIYTVACGTAWHAALVGKFLIEGLAGLPVEVDYGSEFRYRNPLLLKNSLLLAITQSGETVDTLAAMEEARGRNIPTIAVVNVVGSQAARLADGVLYLNAGPEIGVASTKAFTSMLVAQYLFALYLGQLRGVISSDQTKRYVQDLVELPNLIGRVLENGDNYEALAQTYFERAHFLYLGRGINYPIALEGALKLKEISYIHAEGYPAGEMKHGPIALIDKNMPVVAIVVRDRVHDKMVSNVEQVKARGGTVIAIANEGDDKVAEKADHVIWVPETSPWLTPVLTVLPLQLLAYHIAVRRGCDVDQPRNLAKSVTVE